The genomic stretch GGGTCACCAAGACCACCCCctccactcaccagcgccctggTTTAAACAATCTTATAGGGTTATAGTCAGCTTCCTGCAGGGCTCCTCACAGCCCTGACTTGTCTCCTTGGCAGGACAAGCCAGATGCGGCCCTCTGGCATCCgtctccctccccagcctgaCCAGACGGTCTCCTGCTCTGCTACAGTGCTCTGCGGGTCTCAAGGATCCTTAAAGCAGGGGTGTCTGTGGGCACAGGCCCTGGAAGCCCCCACGGGAGCCACGGCAGGACACAGCCACTCACGGCACCTCTTAGCCAGGAACACACACATTTGCCCAAGGACTTCCAGAAAGCcctccccaggggcgcctgggtggctcagtcattaagcgtctgccttcggctcagggagtgatcctagggtcctgggatcgagccccacatcaggctccctgctgggagcctgcttcttcctctcccactccccctgcttgttccctctctcgctggctgtctctctctctgtcaaataaataaataaaatctttaaaaaaaaaaaaaagaaagccctccCCAGACAGACCTACAGAATGACCATTTCCAGAAAGAAGACCCTCCCCCAGTTAATCCCATTGTGCCAAAAGCTGGTGCCAGGCTCGTATACACGCACAGCTCTCTCAATCCTCCCAGCaagcctcattttatagatgaagagtcAAAACCCAAAGCGTTTGGTGCCATGCTCGGCACTCCCAGCCGGAAGTCCAAAGGTAGGTCTGCTTGCTAAGTTGTGTGCGTCAGCTTTgatacattttaactttttttaaaagatttttttatttatttgagggcggggaggggcagagagcatcTCGAGCAGACACAAGCTGAGCATGGTgccccacgcggggcttgatcccgtgactccaagatcacaacctgagccgcaaccaagggtcagatgcttaactgactgagtcacccagcgccccaaattttaacttctttaaaaaaagaagagtggacaaaagatttgaacagattcCTCACAGAAAACGCCGAACGGCCATGTTGAGCACAGGAAAAGATACTCAATGTTATTAGGATGAGCACTGTGAAGattagtcatcagggaagtgcCGCCATTAAACCACCAGGAGAGGCCATGGCGCAGCCTGCGGCCAGCCTAGAGGAAAGAGACGGACAGGGCAGGTGCTGAGCAAGGTCTAAGCACCCGCGGCTCTCAGACATTGCTCGCGGGCATTTAAAACAGTATGATCGTTTTGGAAAATTTCTtctatagttttgtttgtttttcttctatagtTAAACATACATTCACTATttctaaagcttttattttattcattcattcattcattcattcattcattttttcatggGCAGCAAAGCAAcgtttattgagcgatagtaaAGCTTATTAACCGATAGGgcacaaagctcccaaagagggaggggaccagaGTGGGTtgcccttaaagattttattttattttattattttattttattttttaagattttattttattttattttattttattttatttattttattttaaagattttatttatttatgtgacagacagccagcgagagagggaacgcagcagggggagtgggagaggaagaagcaggctcccagaggaggagcctgatgtggggctcgatcccggaacgccgggatcacgccctgagccaaaggcagacgcttaatggctgcgctacccaggcgccccagattttatttatttatttgagagagagagagagatctagacAGAGCAAAATggtgcggaggggcagagggagagggagaagcaaactccccactgagcagggagcctgacatggggctggatcccaggaccctgagatcaggacctgagccgaaggcagatgcttaaccaactgagccacccaggcgcccttaaagcttttattttagtcatctctactcccagcgtggggcttgaactcatgacccagagatcgagagtcacacagtctaccgactgagccagccaggcgcccctaaacatacATTTGCTATTAAACTCAGCAATtcatttacccaaaagaaatgaaaacatttgtctACACAACAACTTGTGCAGGAATGTTCATCGCAGTTTTATTCATGATGGCCAAGATTCAGAAACAGcccaaaatgtccatcagctggtaAGTGGCCAACAGATGACGATACATGCATACAGTGGAATTACAGCTCAGCGACACGGAGGAATATATACTCATACATGTGACAACATGCGTGAAGCTCAAAACTTTTATTTGGAgtgaagccagacacaaatgcATACGAAAAGTATGGAATTATATTGAActctaaaaaaaaagcaaatgcgACCTATAGTGGCAGGTGGCAGGTCAGCGGTCACctggggctgcaggtgggggggggggctaccaATTACCAACGGGCACGAGGGAGCTTTTGGAGTGATGCGAATGTTCCACTTTGATTGTGGTGCTTGTTTCATGGGCATATGCATCTGTCAAAACTCCTCAAATAcatactttgttttttagaggtgggggttggggaggggcagagggagagggagagagagaatcccaacaggctccgtgcccagtgcggagtctgatgtggggctcgatctcacaaccctgagatcatgacctgggatgaaatcaagagtcggacgcttagctggctgagccacccgggtgccccgagattttatttttaagtaatctctacaaccaacatggGTTTCAAACTCAAAagctccgagatcaagagtcacatgctctaccaatggagccagccaggcgcccccagaaatttttttctgaccACCCTCCTGCAACCAGGTCAAGCTCCCTAGTATGCACACACTTGATAATCTGTATTTTCTCTCACTGCATTTCCCTGAGTTTGTGGTTGTTTTTATCGGTTTCCTGTTAGTTAACTGCCTCTAGACAGGGAGCACCAGCAGGTCCCAATCCCACCCCTCTGGCTCACCACAGATTGCTAAGCACCTGGCACCAAGCCTGCAtgcagtaggtgcttaataagcactcagtaaacaAATGAATGCGGGAACTAGGGAATGCAGAGGGCCAGGACCCTCGgcaggaagcaaaggagagagcaACAGCTGGACCCGGGCCCCCACCGTACGTACAGAGCTACAGCTCTGTGGACAGGATGACTTCTGGGCCCGTCCACTCGGGGCCCTGGCTCTGCCTAGGGAAGTTGAGTTTGTGCAGTTCCTTGGAGATCTCCAGGAAGGTCTTGCCTTTGGTCTCGGGGAGGAAGAAGCCAGTATAGATGGCCGCACAGACACAGACACCGAGGAAAGGCACATAGAGAAAGTGGGACAAGCCCTCCTGTGGgtggaaagagacacagagacctGGTGTGGCCCTGTTCAGCCACCAGACAGAAGGCCTCATGACAGGTGGTGATGAGGGATTTGTCCCCCTTGGTTCAGATGAGTCCCAACCCCtccagcctcaggctccctggaTGGAGACCTCCCGCTGGGGCTCTCCCGCTGCTGACAGAGGTAAAACCTAAGGCTAGGGCCCCAAtgttggggggaggcagggcaggcctACCTTGAGGAAGGGAAACCCCAGCCCAACCAGGAAGAGCAAGGTCCACACGAGCGCCCCGGCGACCATATAGGCGGCAGGCCGGGCCTTCTGGTCAAACAGCTCCGTGGCCAGGATCCCCGTCACTCCGGCTAGAAGGAGGAGCGGGGACAGGGGGCTGCCAGccggggctccctgcccagccttcCCCCCACCTGTCCATGACATGGGAATGGGGACCCCTTGTCCTCTCCTCCAGGCATTCCCTCCCAGAAGCCTCAGTACAGgtaggctggggggaggggcatgcgGGTGATAACTGCATTCACATCCACCCATCCCGCACGCAGACTTTCGAGTTCCTTCTGCAAAGCCCGAAGCCCTGGGTTCCTTGGGCCCACTCACCAGGGCCAACGCCAAAGCTGAGGACAAAGGCAAAGATGCAGGACATGGCCAGGTAGGGCATCCAGGGGAAGGAGCTCTGCAGTAAAGGGGCAGAGGGTGTGAAGTGAGGTGGAGATCAGGGTGTCCCAGGTCGCAACCCTCACTCCAGCCCAGGTACCTGCAGGCATAGTGCCACTGTGAAGACAGTTCCCCAGCAGGCCATCAGGCAGTACCCCCCTATCAGCAGCACGCGGCGGCCCACCCGCTCAATCAGCACACACTGCAAAGAAAAGGAGCCCTGGtcactgacaccccccccccccccactggcgCTGGAAGCATGCTTTCCTTGGTTTGAAGCTGTTGGGGGGACAGTTAGGAACAGTTGATTGCTTCAGGAGATTAagacattattaattttttaagactttacttatttgagagagagagagtgactgagcgagagagcatgagcagcggggaggggcagagaagagagagaagcagattccccgctaagcagggagccccacacggggctcaatcccaggaccccgaaatcaccACGCGAtgggaaggcagaagctcaaccgactgaaccactcaggctcccctattaattttttaagtattaatttgGTCACTCAACTtcattcagtttcctcatctcaaaaTGGTATTTTAAGTGCACGGCCAacagttggtgctcaataaatgctggctAAGTCACCCCATTTGGACACAGTGACCTAGAGTGGAAAAGGGCTCAAGGTAGAGGACTTAAGTCCTCCGAGTGTCAGCCCCCACGCCCCCCCTTCCCCGCAGGGCTGGTGGAGGGTCAGCCCGAGCCCACGACAAACTCACACTGAGGCAGGCCGCAAGCAGCTCGCAGCTCCCAGTCCCCAAGACGGCATACTGGACCTTCCCCTTGGGGATCCCCGCCTCCCGGAACACGGAGGAGGCGTACGCGTACAcctggagaggaggggcagaggggcgggctgCCAGCGGTCTGCGGGGTCTGCAGCATCCCGGCCCTGCGTGGGGGACGAGGGGAGCCTCACCGAGTCGTTCCCGCAGAGCTCCAAGGCACTGCCCAGCACCACGAGGCTCGTCACCTGCCTCCGCAGGCCGCGATCCTGGAACAGCTCCCACGGGCGCCGCGCGCGCTGGCCCTGGCAGGCGGCgcgctcctcctccagctccgcCAGCTCCCCCGCCACGTTCGTGGTGCCCCGCAGCCGAtgcagggctggggcgggggtaGAGGGCGCTGAGCCCTGGTCCCCCAGAGTGAGCTCCCACCTCCAACTCCGTTCACCCTCTCTCTGGGTCCCCCTGATCAGATGGGGGGCTCTTCCCCTGTCCCTGTCATTTCGGGGCATCACGGACCAAACAAGGCTTTAGGGATGCTCTTCCCCTGTCCCTGTCATTTCAGGGCATCACGGACCAAACAAGGCTTTAGGAGCTCGGGTTCTGCAGATATATCAGACTGGACACAATTGCGGCAGATTGCCATCATCCAGCGTCCCCAATTCTCCACCCTTCCCTGTACCCAGGCCCTCTGCTAGGTGATTTTTGCAGCAGTCCCCACCAAACGGGCAAGTATGTATCCCGCCCCTTGGCATTGGGCTGTgccatgtgacttgctctggCCAATAGAATGAGGCTGTAGGGAGGGTATGCAAATTCCAGCCCAAGCCTTAAGAGACCTTGCTCATTTCCTCTGCTCTTCTACCATCATCATAAAAAGGTGTGTTGGGGCTAGCCCACGGGTCCCAGGAAAAGCAGAGATGCCCAGCTGGGACCCTCCTAAATTAGCCAATGCCCAGCAGACCTGCACGAGCGCCCAAGACCAGTAAAGCCACCAGCCAGGCGCAGCCTACATCAGCCAACCCCAGAGAACTCACAGAGGCTCGAACTAAGTGATTGCTTCTTTAGTTTGCCACTGAGATATGATTATTAGGCAGCCACAGAAAACTGACGAATTAATTAACGGGTACCAGGACCGGTTGCTACCATTGTGGGACCTGTAATCTATGATACTGATTCCAATAACAGGCAGAGATGGTGAGGAGGTTGGAAAAATAGAAGCCTGGGTATGCCGGGCAGAATTgcggaagaaagaaaacagaccttATCAACTCTCGTACTCAAGGGAAGAGATCCTTATGTGGTGAAAACATGAACTGGTTGCTTTTAACTGACTATTCTAAGCTTACTCTAAAGAAAACATGACGGGTGCCTAGGTGGCtaggtcggttaagtgtctgcctttggctcaggtcatgatcccaaggtcctgggatcaagtcctgcatcaggctccctgctcagtgggaagcctgcttcttcctgtagctccccctgcttgtgctctctgtttgtcttatttatttataaataaatcttaaaaaagagagagaaaaagaaaaacatgagttcAAAAAGACCTTCAGAGGGAAcaagatttaattaaatttaacatATTCTGGAACTCACTAGGTCggtttaataaaaaaacaaaaacaaaaagtaaatgtgTTTCTCATCTCTAGTACCTCCAGTTACCAAAAAGAGTTCCACGTTGAGTTCGGCCTGAAAGCAAAGATCAAATCCAAGCCCTGCCAGTGAGCCATGGACTCAGGGTAACAATCAAACTAAGGGTGTGGCTTATGCCAGTGCCTCGTAGACCCTCATGGCTGGaaaaggggcatctggggggcttaAGGGTGTTGGCCCCAGCAGCCTGACATGCCCCAAATTCCAGTCATTCGGTCTTAAGAGGGAAGCATGTCTCTAAAAGACTGTGGGTGTGGCTTTTTGGCACATCGatcaaatacatagaaaaatcaCATTGTTTTTGAGAAAATCCTATTGACAAAAGGTCTGCCAGCCTGGATGAATAGGGGCCAAGACAATTTGAACTGTAAAGACTTCTGTGCCCCAACTTTCTATGAGTCCATTTACAATGTCCTCTTCAGAAGCTGTCAAGGAGGAGTATCCCAGAGGACAGAAGCTGGAACCTGAGGAAACCACGGCCTGGGAGCCCCTCCcagggggcagagccaggacgTGATCACGGAACATTCCCTACTGGAAAGGCAAGGAGATCTGGCAGCGTTTTCCCAGGAGCACCTTAGCATTAAGGACCGGGACTGCTTTCTGCTCCCTTTGAAATGAGGGTTAGTTCTGGTTACACTGTCCTACTTTCACCATTGTGTGTTGAGTTCAGAGGGGCAGAAGACTTGTGTTTTTAGCTCCTAGGTCTCTGGATCAAGAGAAGGCACATAAAGACTTGATGTGATCTTTAGATCCTGGACAGGAAGACTGATGCCATGATCAGATGAGACTGTGGGGTCCCAGATGACGCTGAGCGTGTTTTGCACAGGGGAGGGATATCAGGAATAGCTGTGGCCACAACGATAGGCTGAGAAGGTGCATGAGTGGGCCCTGGTCCTCACCTTTCTCTAAATCCATGCCCTGGTCATGTGAGAGGATATGCCACTGATTTGCCCATCCCTCGACTTTGGGTTCAGTGACCTCGCTGATGGGCTGTTCACCGGCATGCGGAGCAGAGATTTGCAAAGTGCTCCTGCAGCTGGATATGCTTTCTTGGGGCCCTGCGGTCGCTGTGATAAGAACATCCCCGGGCTAGCCCGTTGGTACCAGAGTGAGAGGAGAGGCCTGCGCGGCAGAACTGAACGGCTCTGGCCCAGACCAGCCTGGACTGGCTCCCCGGGGATTCCCAGACACCGTGAGCCACGCAGCTGAGATCAGCGGTTATGCAGCCAGCCCAGCAAGTAGATGAGCAGACGACGCAATGATGGATTGTGTTAAGCCGGGGATTTGGGTATTGTTCTTGGGCATCATTATCACGACCACAGCCACTGAATCAGCCCATCGGCAGCCAGTGACAGGGTTTCGTCTTGCGTACGTGCTAGAGGGGAGGGCTGTTCATTGGCACCATCCTGCAGTTCCCAGAGGTCGGGGCCAGGTCTGCTCTATCCCGCTGCCTTGGCACTTAGGACAGCTCCTTGGTAAAgacttttgtgtttgtttttttttagagattttatttatttatttgagagagagagagagagagagtatgagcagggggaggggcagggggagagggagagagagaagcagattccttgctgagtgcagagccggacccgggctcaatcccaggaccctcaaaTCATGACAAGGCAGAcatttacccaactgagccacccaggtgccccgataaagAGTTTtgaagagatggatggatggcaCAAAAGTGAGGGAGAGCATTTCCCTGATAAATGAAACCCAAGAAATGAGGATTCACATGCTGTGGACAGATGTGCCTCTGGGTCAAGGGTGGTCTGGGGACTCAAGGTCAGGGACTCACCTGCCAGGCAGGCCTCGGTGTCTCCACGGTCAATGAGGAGGTAGCGTGGGCtctcagggagcagagggagggaggcaagctGGAGCACCCCAGGCACCAGGCAGCTGGCCAGCAGCAGGGGCCAGGCCCCTGGGTCACCCAGGAGCtccctggggaggcagaggagaggccgGAGCAGATGCTTCCTTGCCAGAGCCCTGCCCACTAGCCCCCTACTCCcctgacctccccaccccccctcccgtGGGGTCCCCTGCCTGCCCGCCCTCCTGAGGGCAGAGGACCTGTATTGCTCTCCGCTTCTTTCTAACCAGTTGTGGGTCTGGACGCCAAGATCCCTCCCATCCCAGGTAGGGTCCCAAGATAAAGCAGGGCCACGGCCCCACCCTATCTATAGCAACTCCTCTTTCAGggctccaggctctgccctcccctctcttttCTGAGATGACCAGAACACGCTCTCCTTTAAAAGCCCAAACGTTCACCCTCTCTCTTGTTAAGGACTGTTCTTTGCTCCCTGATctagagagaagggaaaatggtGATTCACACTGATGGACGGTTGAGTAATACCCGTTTTGGGCATTGGCCAGATGGGTGTAGACAGGATTTCAATACAAAGATGATTTCTTAAGTCAAAGAAGCGACACCTTAATACACTTCATGGACAGAGGAGAAATTGAGGTGAAGGGCTTTTTCTGGCACCCCTCAAACCACTCAGGGCTCATGGAGACAGGGTGCTTACCTGAGTCCGACCACCTGACCTATCACGATCCCCAGGGCGGCAAAGATGGCTGGGGTCATGGCCACGGCTCCTCGGAGCTCCTTGGGGGCACTTTCCCCCAGGTACATGGTCTGGACATTCATGCTCAAGCCTAGATGTGTGCATAGCCACTAAGTTTCAGAGTACTTTCTTTTCCAGGAATAGATAACTAATATGGACATAGACACCTGCCTGTATAAACATAGCCAGACAAGAGCGGATCTGCTGATGGGTATCCCTAAAAGCCCAGGTAGATGTGCTCCCTCACATGACATGCCCCAGAAAGTGAGGAGCCCCTAACAGCCTACTCTGCTCCGTAGGGAAGATCTGAGAACTCACCCTTGATGCCTTTGTAccttggctgccaggaagctcctGGCTTAGAGTGTGGCTCAAATAGGGGACCTCTGTTAGCATAGGCTTGGGGATGTCTGTATTCACACCCCTGTACAACTTTTTCCTGTTTCCATATCCACTTTAAGCGTCTAGTTCTATGAGCCTTTTGAGATAAGCCATCTTgcaaaataatcattttgcaaaAGAAGAGGTGGGCCTGAGTGGAAAACGTGAAGGAAGAGAATGCATGAAtgcatgaaagaaataaagagaacgTGTGAGTGGATAAATGGAATAGGTGAATGAGTAGGAAGAGAGGCGGGATGAGCTGTCCTGTCCCCATACCTGCGCTGACGCCCACGAGCAGCCTGCCCAGCACGAGCATCTCGAAGGAGCCTGCTCTGCGGCTGAAGCCAAACAGGATCGCCGCGGCCGCCACGAAGACGTTATTCGCCAGGAGGGACTTCTtcctggggggaaggggaacaCAGGCAAGAGAGGCTTGGGTTCACTCTGAGGGGGACTCTCCCTGGGAACCCCTCTTTGCAGCTCCAGCCAGCTCCACTCAGACCTGCATGTGCACATGCGTGAGCTGCGTCAAGGAGCCTAAGCTACACAGACGGAAGTGACCGCTAGCTACATGCCTAGGACCACCCATGGCACGCCTTGAAGGCCACACTCCCACACCCCTCTCCCAACATCCCCAAGTTACTCTCCTTTCTGCCCGCACCAAGCTTGAGATGACAACGTTTGTATTTTATGCTTCATCTGAAGAGAATGCTTCACTGCTTTCCTCCCACTCCTTTGTAAGATGAGGGGCCTCATACCTGATTTCTCAGACTCAGTAAAACCATAGAGAAGAAGAGCAGGGACTTTCAGCGTAAGGGAGATGCACTGAAAGCCAAGTACAGTCCCCATACATTTTCTTCCCTGTATTGTAGAGTCACTTCTCAGAACTTTCTGGCTGGCTGGGTGGCCCATGCCTAGTTCAGTGGGACAGACTGCAGCCCAGGGAGTGGCCACTAGAAACGTCAGCTGCTCCACCATGATGACGCATCAGCTCTGGGTTCCTGATACTGAGCACAGAAGTGCTGTCATACAGGTCGTGGGAGAGCTCATGGACCAACAGGGACACCGGATGCTAGAGGAGGCCAGTATTCTGCTCAAAGGCAGCGGCACATTGGCGAGAGGATACGAACTAAAGCGTAGATCCCCTGTGTCCAGAGAATGGAGACTGACATAGATCATAGCAAACTTGGTCCAGCGGTAACTCCAATTGCAAACTGGATATGGTTTCCTCGATGTTGTAAATTAATAAAGTACTTCAGTTGTGGAGTATTTATTTGGTAAATGCATTTTCCTCCGTTTCCATACCCAGACAACACCGGAAACACTTAGCTTTCACCTGGCAGGGGCAGTAATACACTTTACTGACCCGCCCGAGACTAGAGCGGCTCTCCAGCTCGGGGCCGCGGTCCCTTCCGCAGGGCATCCTGCCGGCCTGCTTCTGTGATGACTTTCTGCTGAAAGGGCAAGGAGACCGGGCGCCAGGAGAGCACACCGGAGGCCTTGTAAGGCACACGTGTGACAAAGAGCGGAAACTTCACACTGAGGGGGCCGCTCCATCAGTGAAGTTCCTGAGGCTCGTCAGCCTATTTCCTCCGAAGTGCGTGAGAAATCACTGCCCTCCCTCGAAGAGCAATGGTCAAATCTTAGAAAGCATCTTCCATTTTGAGAGAATCCCACACTCTGGCACACACCAGGTGATTTGAAAACCTGGCAGCTTCGAGGGGAGCTGAGCACAGAGTATTCTCCACTGGGTCCACTCTAAGTGCACAGAGCTCTGCCACTTGCCTCTTTAGACCTAGGAGAGCCCATCGTGCTCCAAGTGACGGTGGCAGCTATCTAAAAGGAgaatcacaggggcgcctgggtggcacagcagttaagcgtctgccttcggttcagggcgtgatcccggcgttatgggatcgagccccacctcaggctcctccactatgagcctgcttcttcctctcccactccccctgcttgtgttccctctctcgctggctatctctctctgtcaaataaataaataaataaataaatcttaaaaaaataaaaaaaataaattaaaaaaaaaaggagaatcacaaCGCAAGACCTAGAGTTTTGGAGCAAAGCCACTTTACTTCAGTGAATTACCATCCTCTTAATTAGCAATAACCCTGGCCTTGTTGGTAGTCCCCACGCCAGACTGTAGGACCCCTGGTGGCCATGTATCCATATGACACGCCTATGTTAAGGTTGGGTGTGCCCGGTAGCACTTGGTCACTATTTCAGTGATGCCCCATGGGGGCCGCAACGTACTCATGTCAGCATGCCTACTTTTACATACTGCTACCCTTCTCCCAGGGCACACCAGGGGTGGGAGCTAATTCCTTCTCTTTTGCAGGAAAAGCCTAAATTTGTTTGGGAATGTGCCCCTACCCCTTAAGGTTCAGGTAAGAACCCGACCATCCAACCCAGACGTGGTGATCCCGTTCCCTATGCTCGTGACCCGGTGCTGGGCAATGAGACATGGCaccttttttgaaaagtttttttttctttctttctgatataAAGCATCAGCCAGGAAGAAATCCCCCTTCTGCTAGATAATGTTGCCTCTGAGTGAGGCACTATCGTAGGCTTCCGGCTGACGAGACAAGGCTCTGAGTGTCTCCCTCAGGGAGAGGTGAATACATATGCTGGTGTATATGACGGGATGCTTGAGGAATGTTAGAAGGGGCACGTGTAGAGCTGATACACGGGAGAAACGCGTCTACACGTGCAGGGCGGCCAGCAAAGGGGTGGACTGTGGGAGCCATGTGCTTTTTCCTCCCAGCACTGCTTCACAGGTGCAAACGTGTGACCCACGGGGGGTCAATACCCATCTGTCTTGCCGGATTCTGAATCGTGAATGAAGACATCGGAGCTAGAATGCAGTGGGAGCTGATGCACTGTAAAGGCACCCTCCCCGGGAGGACGGTCCAACGTTGGGGCTGTTGAGATCCTCAGCACCGCCGTGGAGCCTGCCCTTTGTCAGACCCGACTTCTgagtatttcttttcattctatgAGCTGCTCCACGATCTTTCCGGTTATTACAATTTTTGATCAAGTCAGTCCAagcctgtctttctctctctccctcctcttttaagtagactttttattttttattatattttttatttttaaagtaggctccacaccatgtggagcccaatgtgtggcttgaacttacgaccctgcaatcaaggcctgagctgagaccaagagtcagatgcttaaccaactgaaccacccacatGTCCCTtaagaagactttttaaaaaattgtattcaaGTTAAGCTCCCTGCCCAACCggggtctcaaactcacaaccctaagatcaagagtcccatgctccactgactgagccagccaggtgcattcattcattcattcattcattcattcagtatgaGCCTGTCTCTCTTATTTGCACACCAAGAACTCCATCAGTTGGATTCAGAGAGGGGAATGAGGCCTGAAGAGGAAATACTAGTTTACGGCCCAATAGCAGTTGCTGGCGGACATGGAACTGGAGACCAGGAGTCCTCCCTCCCTCAGAGCACAAGCCTCCTCCCTCTACCAAATCCGCCTAGAAATGTGACCCTTATGATGAAACTGCTGGTAGGGTAGGAGGCTGGGGGCGTGCAGAGCTGGCCTGGGCCTACAgggcctcttccttctcccaccttccTCAGCCTGCAGACTGGGGCGCCTCTCATTAAGGGGCATCGGGGCACCCACAGAGTACTTACCTTCCCAGCATGA from Ursus arctos isolate Adak ecotype North America unplaced genomic scaffold, UrsArc2.0 scaffold_34, whole genome shotgun sequence encodes the following:
- the SLC2A11 gene encoding solute carrier family 2, facilitated glucose transporter member 11 isoform X3, with protein sequence MLEKCIQGRVLLLTICAAGIGGTFQFGYNLSIINAPTLHIQEFINETWWARTGQPLPDHLVLFVWSLIVSLYPLGGLFGALLAGPLAVMLGRKKSLLANNVFVAAAAILFGFSRRAGSFEMLVLGRLLVGVSAGLSMNVQTMYLGESAPKELRGAVAMTPAIFAALGIVIGQVVGLRELLGDPGAWPLLLASCLVPGVLQLASLPLLPESPRYLLIDRGDTEACLAALHRLRGTTNVAGELAELEEERAACQGQRARRPWELFQDRGLRRQVTSLVVLGSALELCGNDSVYAYASSVFREAGIPKGKVQYAVLGTGSCELLAACLSCVLIERVGRRVLLIGGYCLMACWGTVFTVALCLQSSFPWMPYLAMSCIFAFVLSFGVGPAGVTGILATELFDQKARPAAYMVAGALVWTLLFLVGLGFPFLKEGLSHFLYVPFLGVCVCAAIYTGFFLPETKGKTFLEISKELHKLNFPRQSQGPEWTGPEVILSTEL
- the SLC2A11 gene encoding solute carrier family 2, facilitated glucose transporter member 11 isoform X5, with product MLEKCIQGRVLLLTICAAGIGGTFQFGYNLSIINAPTLHIQEFINETWWARTGQPLPDHLVLFVWSLIVSLYPLGGLFGALLAGPLAVMLGRKKSLLANNVFVAAAAILFGFSRRAGSFEMLVLGRLLVGVSAGLSMNVQTMYLGESAPKELRGAVAMTPAIFAALGIVIGQVVGLRELLGDPGAWPLLLASCLVPGVLQLASLPLLPESPRYLLIDRGDTEACLAALHRLRGTTNVAGELAELEEERAACQGQRARRPWELFQDRGLRRQVTSLVVLGSALELCGNDSCVLIERVGRRVLLIGGYCLMACWGTVFTVALCLQSSFPWMPYLAMSCIFAFVLSFGVGPAGVTGILATELFDQKARPAAYMVAGALVWTLLFLVGLGFPFLKEGLSHFLYVPFLGVCVCAAIYTGFFLPETKGKTFLEISKELHKLNFPRQSQGPEWTGPEVILSTEL